A genomic segment from Actinoplanes sichuanensis encodes:
- a CDS encoding lipopolysaccharide biosynthesis protein encodes MQFDHRRAGGALLRAAGPIAVAVAVQSAGNLAFHALVGRLLEPAAYGALGALLAAMVMLGIPLGALQTAASAHAAASGAGRATTIGTLRAVTLWSLPAGVLTLLCAPLLSDWFHLDGMAGSAQLGPYLMVAALLATARGLLLGTRRITAVAGTYLIATAVRLILGVALALPFGVTGALAATLLSEVAALAAAVRVLVRDREPGAGTTLRLGAVGGAAVAVTGLFLFSTVDLLLARHHLAGAESGAYVAAATVAKTVLALPAAIMAAVFPRLVAAYDRPGRARTLLTACAAVAGPALVGAAVVAVVPALVLTVLYGDGYSGATTLVQVLSGVAGVTSLVTVLTNAALARHSWMTLVPWAGAVLEIVLIQLWHGSAAQIAACSAAALLPTLLVIAVAEGRAWTRRTPVLQGVRA; translated from the coding sequence GTGCAGTTCGACCACAGGCGTGCCGGTGGCGCGCTCCTCCGGGCCGCCGGACCGATCGCCGTCGCGGTGGCCGTGCAGAGCGCCGGCAACCTGGCCTTCCACGCCCTGGTGGGCCGGCTCCTCGAACCGGCCGCCTACGGGGCGCTCGGCGCGCTGCTGGCCGCGATGGTGATGCTGGGCATCCCGCTCGGCGCGCTGCAGACGGCGGCTTCGGCGCACGCGGCCGCGTCCGGGGCGGGCCGGGCGACCACGATCGGCACCCTGCGGGCGGTGACGCTGTGGAGCCTGCCCGCCGGTGTGCTGACCCTGCTCTGCGCGCCGCTGCTCAGCGACTGGTTCCACCTCGACGGGATGGCCGGTAGCGCCCAGTTGGGGCCCTACCTCATGGTCGCGGCCCTCCTCGCCACCGCACGCGGGCTCCTCCTCGGTACCCGGCGAATCACCGCCGTCGCCGGCACGTATCTGATCGCGACAGCCGTACGACTGATTCTCGGTGTTGCTCTTGCTCTGCCTTTCGGTGTCACCGGGGCGCTCGCCGCGACCCTGCTCAGTGAGGTCGCGGCGCTGGCCGCCGCGGTCCGGGTGCTGGTCCGCGACCGCGAACCGGGCGCCGGGACCACGCTACGGCTCGGCGCGGTCGGCGGCGCCGCGGTCGCGGTGACCGGCCTGTTCCTGTTCTCCACGGTCGATCTGCTGCTCGCCCGGCACCACCTGGCCGGCGCCGAATCCGGGGCGTACGTCGCCGCCGCGACCGTCGCGAAGACCGTCCTGGCGCTGCCCGCCGCGATCATGGCGGCGGTGTTCCCACGCCTGGTCGCCGCGTACGACCGGCCCGGCCGGGCCCGCACCCTGCTCACCGCGTGCGCTGCGGTGGCCGGTCCGGCGCTGGTCGGCGCGGCGGTCGTCGCGGTGGTCCCGGCGCTGGTGCTGACCGTGCTCTACGGCGACGGCTACTCCGGCGCGACCACGCTCGTCCAGGTGCTCAGTGGGGTTGCCGGGGTCACCTCCCTGGTGACCGTCCTGACGAACGCCGCCCTCGCCCGCCACTCCTGGATGACACTGGTGCCCTGGGCCGGGGCCGTTCTGGAGATCGTCCTGATCCAGCTGTGGCACGGTTCGGCCGCCCAGATCGCCGCGTGCTCGGCCGCCGCACTGCTGCCCACGCTCTTGGTGATCGCGGTGGCCGAGGGCCGGGCCTGGACACGCCGCACACCGGTTCTGCAAGGGGTCAGAGCATGA